The DNA region ATAAATTTTCATATGCAAGGGAGTACAAGGATAACGACAATGAGTCAAGCAAACATTTTCAACTACCAAGTCTACAGAAGAAAAAGCCATGGAAAGATACCGACGGTCAGGTGTCGACATCGGCTGAAGTCAGCGGATCAACAATTTGTACATCTTCTATGACAGACTTGGAAGATATTGCCACCGCCAAAGTTGTGCAGCAGTGGGATGCTATTGAAAATACACTTTATGAAGATGGCGATCAAGTAACTCAAACAGCTCTGTTGGAAGAGTGTATGCAATGGAAGAAACAAATACCGCATTTCAGGATCGTTGGAAAAAATCCATTTCTGTTGACTAAAGTGAACTGCGAAAACCTTGGCAAAAACAGTAATCAAACGAAGGCTACTTTCGATTCGTTCGACGAAGAAGCATTCTCAGAACATAATCAATCTGTAAAGGTAAAAAGTACCTGGCTAAATTTTTCTATAAGCTGGATTTGTCGATTAGGATTACTTAATACGAACAAGAAACACAAGACCTACGGTATATTGTTGTGCATATATAGTTTATCTTTTATAGGAAAGGAAAGCTTTGTCTAAGCATAAATCGCAGAATACAGAGCAGGATAAGATACTCGATATGCTTTTTGAGTATGTGATATCTGAATTATTTCCGAGTAAAGAAAACGAAATTGAGAGAGATTTTGAGGAAGCTCTGCAAATACGAATGGCACCCATTCATAGTAATAAAAGTTCTGCGAAGAGTAACAAGTCGATGTGGTATGAAGAAACTATCCCTCTGGATAACAGATTTTCAAGCGGCAAGAGCAGACTGATGGAAGACCACATTATACCAATAAGGAAAGAAATTGTTCATCCAAATACTCCAGAGATTCGGAAGTATGTTCATATGTATGATACTTTGTAGAAAGTCTTGGATTAAAATTGCTAACATATGTATTCCTAACATACATTCTAATATAATAggatgaaccacgaatcgtgaccagtaagagattactctgttat from Lasioglossum baleicum chromosome 11, iyLasBale1, whole genome shotgun sequence includes:
- the LOC143213367 gene encoding uncharacterized protein LOC143213367, which gives rise to MHKKTAKRNTSISLIQNTKVADKFSYAREYKDNDNESSKHFQLPSLQKKKPWKDTDGQVSTSAEVSGSTICTSSMTDLEDIATAKVVQQWDAIENTLYEDGDQVTQTALLEECMQWKKQIPHFRIVGKNPFLLTKVNCENLGKNSNQTKATFDSFDEEAFSEHNQSVKERKALSKHKSQNTEQDKILDMLFEYVISELFPSKENEIERDFEEALQIRMAPIHSNKSSAKSNKSMWYEETIPLDNRFSSGKSRLMEDHIIPIRKEIVHPNTPEIRKKYDNPICNGRIKSGQDTLAIDDKLFRPTTSRNKLGTVFNEKIVVSPVPYILSTRESFSTIKTTPIKFMGESLNVSTFQGHSLTPTKYTNYQSAWHSTMSPAAWTKNVKLAPLDTSRLPSSKNRSLTSSSVVLQRNRKPLSPIPRSIPADSAQTTYNNNTKCFEIQGKHISPGQSPKLSATSTGLDYSTRISKNRKKRSQSKTKLQ